Within Coffea arabica cultivar ET-39 chromosome 4e, Coffea Arabica ET-39 HiFi, whole genome shotgun sequence, the genomic segment TACTGAATGCAGTTATCAATTTGTGACAAGATGTACTGTATACTGCAAGTAAGAGCAGAGAAATTAAAGTTATACCTTAGCAGCGATAACCTACTTAAGTTTGGAAAACTCAAAAATTTGCTAAACTAATTCAGCTAAAGCAAATGCGATAAGAACCGTTTCAATCCATGCACAAACTAGATTGGCAAAGAGTAGGACAATATACAATGCAAAGGGTGTTGCTGAACCTCCAAAGGAAGAATATTTCCATGATGGGGAGTTTCCACAGTTTTAGATAATATAAATATTTCCAAAGTAGCTCCTAAGTACATGCAAAAGTTTAATGCTAAAAGATCTGGCAATAGAATAAAGCATTTGACAATTATATACACTACAGGTTTAGaaccaaaatcacatttcacTGTGGCTTATTGCTGAGGCACAGGTTGTTTATGCCACTGGCAAGCTAGTTTAACTTTGGTACTTGGCTATCAAATACAAACATCCTTtctagaaaaaggaaacataTGCATATATCTGAACATCAGAAGGCATAAATGGCCTATGCTCATACCAACAAAGAGCACTACGTCTACTAGatgcccttttttctttttcactttttatttCTCGGCTAGTAGGGGGGCAGAGGCAGATGTGactgaaaagaaaatgatccATCTACCCTAATTCGAATAAATGTGATGTCTTCTAAGTTATAATAACAAGGGTACAATCTTTTCCTTTAAAATCAATGAAAGCTCACCGTGAGACCAATGACTCTCCTCCCACACTCCTCATAAAATCCAGTCAAGGTAAAAAGATACTACAGAAAGCAAAAAGTTTCATAGCATGAAAATGTTATTGTAAAGTCCTAAACTTCTAAGACTTCCATACATCTATAAATCTttatcacaaaaataaaaaaggtacGCACCTGCTTTCTTTGCTCAAGTCAAGAGGCAAAAAGCTGACCATGCTATACTGATCCACCTGTTGCAAGAAAAAATAGTCAAGCAGTCACATCCTCCGCATAATACATGAGGTACTCTGACATGGACATGGTATACAAGTCAAACTACTAATTTGTGTATACACTAAGCCCAAAATGAAGGCGAAACAATAACCTACATGGAACACATGAAAaacaatatttcaaataaataccTCCACCTGATTTTATTTCCAATGAACATTCACAACACTAAGGCATTAGAAATGATTAAATGCAGCATTACATAAATTGCAATGAACAACAAGTGAATATCTAATACTGTAGAGGACTTTAAGCTATTGGTTGTCCATCAAACAACAGTTAAAGGCGCCAGTTAATACCAAAAGCTTTTGTACAATGTCCACAAAGGTGAAAGGATGAACTAAGCATAATAACTAAATGATTCCAAACTTAGCAACAAATGAAAGAGAAGTCGTTCTATGTGACAGAGCCATAACAAACCCACTACATGATAGCCCCAGACAACATTTCATGCAAATGGAACGAGATCCTGATAGCCCCAGACAACATGATAACCTACTATACACAAAAGTATTTGTCAAACCAAGAACTCACCAATTCAATTAAAGACTTGTTGAGCTTTTGAAACCGTGGAGCCATCCGTTGATTCAACTCAGGCAGCAAATTTTGAGGCTCGGGATTCAGGTAACTACAGAATACAGTCAGAAGAAGGAAAGCAAAGGAAGGTCAAAAAcaaaattgattcaaattctgtCAAGTATGCATTTGTAAGTAGAAAAGTGACAAAAGATTAGAAGCACTAACTTTTCAATGTCCCTTTTGTTTGTCACAAGATCCATCTTGGAGAGAATATTAACATGGGGAAGTTCAAGTTGAACCATCGCTGAAAGTGACGCCATACAACCACTTATAAACTTGGTCACATCTGTGATGAACTATACACAAATATATGATGTATCAAGTTCCAGCTCATGCAAGTGTGAACAATTTATCTGCCAAGCATACagcattaaaaaatatatatacctGGGAATCAAGCAAGTACACAGCACAGACATTGAAATTCTTACGCTTCAGATGCTCCACAAAGTTTTTCAACACGGGAACATGAGAAAAAAGTTCTATTTGTCCTGTACCAAGGAGAACAAGGaaaatcaaaattagaaattttggaTTTCTTGGTTCAGCCATTGACAAGTTTACCAGTTTGAATTGGATGCATCTACAGCAAAAGATGAACATGAAGAAACACTATCCTGCAACTATAAGCCTTTGTTTTAAAACATTCCAATTAGTCAACAAGTTATTAATATTTTGGGAACTTTATGAAAGATTTCATTCCAGTGTTTCAATAATATCTCAGTTCTCAAGAATTAAGAGTTAACCAACATAAAGCTGACATATCCCTGATTAAACAGAAAACAGAATAGGTACTTATTAAGCTAAAAAATTTCTTCATGCTAAAACTACTAAGATACCACATGAACACTGACTATAAACAGGAAAGCAATAAATCAAGCCATGTCCAGAGAACCATACATCTGTGCATTTTAATTTTCAGATAAACAAATTGGAGTTGCATTTTACAATAGCTTCAACAATTTATCCAGCAAAAGGAAGAAAGCAGTGGGTTTCCTCATGAATCACAATTTTTCATCTCACT encodes:
- the LOC140006015 gene encoding GPN-loop GTPase 3-like; amino-acid sequence: MGYAQLVIGPAGSGKSTYCSSLYQHCETVGRQIHIVNLDPAAESFDYPVAMDIRELISLEDVMEELGLGPNGGLVYCMEHLEDNLDDWLTEELDNYLDDDYLVFDCPGQIELFSHVPVLKNFVEHLKRKNFNVCAVYLLDSQFITDVTKFISGCMASLSAMVQLELPHVNILSKMDLVTNKRDIENYLNPEPQNLLPELNQRMAPRFQKLNKSLIELVDQYSMVSFLPLDLSKESSIQYILSQIDNCIQYGEDADVKIKDFDPEDDD